A single Streptomyces sp. Edi2 DNA region contains:
- a CDS encoding 2-hydroxy-3-oxopropionate reductase: MSNLPKIAWIGLGIMGSPMAENLIKAGYQVTGYTLEADKLQRLAAAGGTAAASLAEAVTDADVIITMVPASPQVEAIAYGPDGILENARRGALLIDMSSITPQTSIDLAHAAADKGIRVLDAPVSGGEAGAVEAVLSIMTGGDRADFDAARPLFEALGKTIVHCGPHGAGQTVKAANQLIVAINIQACAEAVVFLEKSGVDLTAALDVLGGGLAGSTVLARKKDNFKDRDFRPGFRIDLHHKDMGIVTDAARTVGAALPVGTLVASLVASLRAQGDGGLDHSALLRGVERLSGHATTH; encoded by the coding sequence ATGAGCAACCTGCCCAAGATCGCGTGGATCGGTCTCGGCATCATGGGCTCCCCCATGGCCGAAAACCTGATCAAGGCCGGCTACCAGGTCACCGGCTACACGCTTGAAGCCGACAAGCTCCAGCGCCTCGCGGCGGCCGGCGGCACCGCCGCCGCCTCCCTGGCCGAAGCCGTCACCGACGCCGACGTCATCATCACCATGGTCCCGGCCTCCCCCCAGGTCGAAGCCATCGCCTACGGCCCCGACGGCATCCTGGAAAACGCCCGGCGCGGCGCCCTGCTGATCGACATGTCCTCGATCACCCCGCAGACCTCCATCGACCTGGCACACGCCGCCGCCGACAAGGGCATCCGCGTGCTGGACGCCCCCGTCTCGGGCGGCGAGGCGGGCGCCGTCGAAGCCGTCCTGTCCATCATGACCGGCGGCGACCGGGCCGACTTCGACGCCGCCCGTCCCCTGTTCGAAGCCCTCGGCAAGACCATCGTCCACTGCGGACCCCACGGCGCCGGCCAGACCGTCAAGGCCGCCAACCAGCTGATCGTCGCCATCAACATCCAGGCCTGCGCCGAAGCCGTCGTCTTCCTCGAGAAGTCCGGCGTCGACCTCACCGCGGCCCTCGACGTCCTGGGCGGCGGCCTGGCCGGCTCCACCGTCCTGGCCCGCAAGAAGGACAACTTCAAGGACCGCGACTTCCGCCCCGGCTTCCGCATCGACCTCCACCACAAGGACATGGGCATCGTCACCGACGCCGCCCGCACGGTCGGCGCCGCCCTGCCCGTCGGCACCCTCGTCGCCTCCCTCGTCGCCTCGCTGCGCGCCCAGGGCGACGGCGGCCTCGACCACTCCGCCCTCCTCCGCGGCGTCGAACGGCTCTCCGGGCACGCCACCACGCACTGA
- a CDS encoding TIM barrel protein yields the protein MGFTDTRFNVNLSILFTELPLLERPAAARAAGFTAVELWWPWVDAPVPEQAELAALRTALTDAGTRLVGLNFYAGQLPGPDRGALSVPGEESEKFRANVPVAVEFGRSLGCTAFNALYGNRVPGVSAAEQDALALENLAFTARAVAEVGGTVLIEALNAPESPNCPIVSAPKAIEVVDAVNAATGLDNTRFLMDLYHLSMNGEDLDEVIDRYTDRTAHVQIADNPGRGAPGTGDLDFTALLGRLEKAGYQGWTGLEYKPGDGPSASAFAWLPAPLRAARP from the coding sequence ATGGGTTTCACGGACACGCGCTTCAACGTCAATCTGTCGATCCTGTTCACCGAGCTTCCCTTGCTGGAGCGGCCGGCGGCCGCGCGGGCAGCGGGCTTCACGGCGGTGGAGCTGTGGTGGCCGTGGGTGGACGCCCCGGTGCCCGAGCAGGCGGAGCTGGCGGCGCTGCGCACCGCGCTGACGGATGCGGGGACGCGGCTGGTGGGGCTGAACTTCTACGCCGGGCAGCTGCCGGGCCCGGACCGCGGAGCCCTGTCGGTCCCGGGCGAGGAGTCGGAGAAGTTCCGGGCGAACGTGCCGGTGGCGGTGGAGTTCGGCCGCTCGCTGGGCTGCACGGCCTTCAACGCCCTGTACGGCAACCGGGTCCCGGGGGTCTCCGCGGCGGAACAGGACGCGCTGGCGCTGGAGAACCTGGCGTTCACCGCGCGGGCGGTCGCGGAGGTGGGCGGGACGGTGCTGATCGAGGCCCTGAACGCACCGGAGTCGCCGAACTGCCCGATCGTCAGCGCACCGAAGGCCATCGAGGTGGTGGACGCGGTGAACGCGGCCACCGGGCTGGACAACACCCGCTTCCTGATGGACCTCTACCACCTGTCGATGAACGGCGAGGACCTGGACGAGGTCATCGACCGCTACACCGACAGGACCGCCCACGTACAGATCGCCGACAACCCCGGCCGCGGTGCCCCCGGCACCGGCGACCTCGACTTCACCGCCCTGCTCGGCCGCCTCGAGAAGGCCGGCTACCAGGGCTGGACCGGCCTGGAGTACAAGCCCGGCGACGGACCGAGCGCGAGCGCCTTCGCCTGGCTCCCCGCCCCGCTGCGCGCGGCCCGCCCCTGA
- a CDS encoding helix-turn-helix domain-containing protein produces MTEPADHPFVQAVKPLVDAMGGQMIAPDQAQGDDVVLTWEGRERVAVRLPHLSDSLDHILAELQRRHGMPLAELDRKTKQSVVRILESRGAFSVRHGVETVAGALGVSRFTVYNYLNRENAAKDGSAQVEGS; encoded by the coding sequence GTGACGGAGCCCGCCGACCACCCGTTCGTCCAGGCGGTCAAGCCGCTGGTTGACGCGATGGGCGGACAGATGATCGCGCCGGACCAGGCGCAGGGTGACGATGTCGTGCTGACCTGGGAGGGGCGGGAACGGGTGGCCGTACGGCTCCCGCATCTGTCGGACTCGCTCGACCACATCCTCGCCGAGCTCCAGCGCCGGCACGGCATGCCGCTCGCGGAGCTGGACCGTAAGACCAAGCAGTCGGTGGTGCGGATCCTGGAGTCCCGCGGGGCCTTCTCGGTCCGGCACGGCGTCGAGACGGTCGCCGGCGCCCTCGGGGTCAGTCGGTTCACCGTGTACAACTACCTCAATCGCGAGAATGCGGCGAAGGACGGGAGCGCGCAGGTGGAAGGCTCGTAG
- the uraD gene encoding 2-oxo-4-hydroxy-4-carboxy-5-ureidoimidazoline decarboxylase — protein sequence MSSRSPRSTGDTREPTPGLTRFNTADDGTALAALHEVCASRAWGSKLLAQRPYATADALYAASDAAMAELSDGDLAEAMAGHPPIGRPKPGDPTSRREQSGMAGASDALKADMLELNLAYQEKFGHVFLICASGRTGEQMRDAVRHRIDNTPEQEREIVRAELGKINRIRLTRIAEHAEGDAA from the coding sequence GTGTCTTCGCGTTCACCACGCTCGACGGGGGACACCCGCGAGCCCACGCCGGGGCTCACCCGGTTCAACACCGCCGACGACGGTACGGCCCTGGCCGCACTGCACGAGGTATGTGCCAGCCGGGCATGGGGGAGCAAGCTCCTTGCGCAGCGTCCCTACGCCACCGCCGATGCCCTGTACGCCGCGAGCGACGCCGCCATGGCCGAGCTGAGCGACGGGGACCTGGCCGAGGCGATGGCCGGGCACCCGCCGATCGGCCGGCCGAAGCCGGGCGACCCCACCTCGCGCCGCGAGCAGAGCGGGATGGCCGGCGCCTCCGACGCGCTCAAGGCCGACATGCTCGAACTCAACCTGGCCTACCAGGAGAAGTTCGGGCACGTCTTCCTGATCTGCGCCTCCGGCCGGACCGGGGAGCAGATGCGGGACGCCGTTCGTCACCGGATCGACAACACGCCGGAACAGGAACGCGAGATCGTTCGTGCGGAACTCGGCAAGATCAACCGCATCCGCCTGACCCGTATCGCCGAGCACGCAGAAGGAGACGCAGCATGA
- the uraH gene encoding hydroxyisourate hydrolase, with product MSSETAARTSVSTHILDTSVGRPAEGVALTLAVRSGRDGAWTAHGASTTDADGRCKDLPALPEGTTHVRLDFAVEEYFVSPQHRAHHKATQQAEEQQDAPRVRDSGAFFPEVAITFAVTPGEHYHVPLLLNPFGYSVYRGS from the coding sequence ATGAGCAGCGAGACGGCTGCCCGGACGTCGGTGTCCACGCACATCCTGGACACCAGCGTGGGCCGCCCCGCGGAGGGCGTCGCCCTCACGCTCGCGGTGCGCTCCGGCCGCGACGGCGCCTGGACCGCCCACGGCGCGTCCACGACCGATGCGGACGGACGCTGCAAGGACCTGCCGGCCCTGCCGGAAGGCACCACCCATGTGCGCCTCGACTTCGCCGTCGAGGAGTACTTCGTCTCTCCCCAGCACCGCGCACACCACAAGGCAACCCAGCAAGCCGAGGAACAGCAGGACGCCCCCCGCGTAAGGGACAGCGGAGCTTTCTTCCCGGAGGTGGCGATCACCTTTGCCGTCACGCCGGGCGAGCACTATCACGTACCGCTGCTGCTCAACCCGTTCGGCTACTCCGTATACCGAGGGAGCTAG
- the pucL gene encoding factor-independent urate hydroxylase — MTAQSRPARAADSRPARPVILGQNQYGKAENRVVKITRDGDTHHIKDLNVSVALSGDLEEVHLSGSNAHCLPTDTTRNTVYAFAKEHGIESAEQFGIHLARHFVTSQEPIHRARIRIEEYAWERIAPSDANSRFIGADEVQHSFVRKGQETRLTEITYDGERWQVISGLKDLVVMNSTNSEFWGYIKDKYTTLKEAYDRILATEVSGRWRFNWTDDEQRMPNWERSYEQVKKHMLQAFAETYSLSLQQTLYQMGARVINNRSEVDEIRFSLPNKHHFLVDLEPFGLKNDNEVYYAADRPYGLIEATVLRDGVEPEIPVDLTNL; from the coding sequence ATGACTGCCCAATCCCGCCCGGCCCGCGCTGCCGATTCCCGCCCGGCCCGCCCGGTGATTCTCGGCCAGAACCAGTACGGCAAAGCGGAGAACCGCGTCGTCAAGATCACCCGCGACGGCGACACGCACCACATCAAGGACCTGAACGTCTCGGTCGCGCTCTCCGGCGACCTGGAAGAGGTCCACCTCTCCGGCTCCAACGCCCACTGCCTGCCCACCGACACGACCAGGAACACCGTGTACGCCTTCGCCAAGGAGCACGGGATCGAGTCGGCCGAGCAGTTCGGCATCCACCTGGCCCGGCACTTCGTCACCAGCCAGGAGCCGATCCACCGGGCCCGCATCCGGATCGAGGAGTACGCCTGGGAGCGGATCGCCCCCTCCGACGCCAACTCCCGCTTCATCGGCGCCGACGAGGTCCAGCACTCCTTCGTCCGCAAGGGCCAGGAGACCCGCCTGACCGAGATCACCTACGACGGTGAGCGGTGGCAGGTCATCTCCGGCCTGAAGGACCTGGTCGTGATGAACTCCACCAACTCGGAGTTCTGGGGCTACATCAAGGACAAGTACACGACCCTCAAGGAGGCCTACGACCGCATCCTGGCCACCGAGGTGTCCGGCCGCTGGCGGTTCAACTGGACCGACGACGAGCAGCGGATGCCGAACTGGGAGCGTTCGTACGAGCAGGTCAAGAAGCACATGCTGCAGGCGTTCGCGGAGACCTACAGCCTCTCGCTCCAGCAGACGCTGTACCAAATGGGAGCGCGTGTGATCAACAACCGTTCGGAGGTCGACGAGATCCGCTTCTCGCTCCCGAACAAGCACCACTTCCTGGTGGATCTCGAGCCGTTCGGGCTCAAGAACGACAACGAGGTGTACTACGCGGCCGACCGCCCGTACGGCCTGATCGAAGCCACAGTTCTGCGCGACGGTGTCGAGCCCGAGATCCCGGTGGATCTGACGAACCTCTGA